Proteins encoded in a region of the Manduca sexta isolate Smith_Timp_Sample1 chromosome 1, JHU_Msex_v1.0, whole genome shotgun sequence genome:
- the LOC115454883 gene encoding solute carrier family 25 member 44: protein MLLSLWKGAAVDNIEKNKKEEKNMASMVETPPPQLITNIEWSMMDKSKFFPLYTFSSFTVRCALYPLTLVKTQIQVQRKKEAYSGVTDAITKIYRNEGISGLYRGFWLSSFQIISGVFYISTYEGVRHELGKYHIDPKWKSFIGGGCASIVGQTIIVPFDVLSQHLMVLGLVKGRAGGSKNPTINPLGLDLDKRMSKAALAKEVAVRVYRLHGAMGYYRGYAASLAAYVPNSALWWALYTTYQDELLKITPSWVSHLLIQCVAGTLGGFTTTILTNPLDIARARLQVEGVGTMKQVFKQLWAEEGLWGLYAKGLSARLVQSACFSSSIILGYESIKRVALSDEYRPRVRW, encoded by the exons ATGCTTTTGAGTTTATGGAAGGGTGCGGCCGTAGACaatatagagaaaaataaaaaagaagaaaaaaatatggcgtCGATGGTGGAAACTCCGCCGCCGCAGTTGATAACTAATATAGAATGGAGTATGATGGATAAAAGCAAATTCTTCCCGTTGTACACTTTTAGCAGCTTTACAG TACGGTGCGCGCTATACCCGCTAACATTAGTGAAGACACAGATACAAGTCCAACGCAAAAAGGAGGCATACAGCGGAGTCACTGACGCCATAACGAAAATATACAGGAACGAAGGCATCTCAGGACTTTACAGAGGCTTTTGGCTTTCAAGC ttTCAAATAATCTCTGGCGTTTTCTACATCTCGACGTACGAGGGTGTCAGACACGAGCTGGGCAAATACCACATCGATCCCAAATGGAAG TCTTTTATAGGAGGCGGTTGCGCTTCCATAGTGGGACAGACCATCATAGTACCGTTCGACGTGTTGAGTCAACACCTCATGGTGTTGGGGTTGGTGAAAGGGAGGGCTGGTGGCAGCAAAAACcct ACAATAAACCCACTAGGCCTGGACCTGGACAAGCGCATGTCCAAAGCGGCCCTCGCGAAGGAGGTGGCGGTGCGCGTGTACCGCCTGCACGGCGCGATGGGTTACTACCGCGGGTACGCGGCTTCGTTGGCCGCCTACGTCCCTAACTCGGCGCTGTGGTGGGCCCTGTATACGACTTATCAAG ACGAACTGCTCAAGATAACCCCATCATGGGTGTCCCATCTGCTGATACAGTGCGTGGCGGGCACCCTGGGCGGGTTCACCACCACGATCCTCACCAACCCGCTGGACATAGCACGAGCGAGACTACAG GTGGAAGGCGTCGGCACAATGAAGCAAGTATTCAAACAACTATGGGCGGAGGAGGGTCTCTGGGGACTGTACGCGAAGGGTCTTTCCGCGCGGCTGGTCCAGTCGGCCTGCTTCTCGTCCAGTATCATCCTAGGTTATGAGAGCATCAAGCGGGTGGCACTCAGCGATGAGTACAGACCGCGCGTGCGCTGGTGA
- the LOC115453853 gene encoding calmodulin-like protein 4, with the protein MARYFKEQDIDEFRECFYLFARSGQITSLDELTVVMRSLGMSPTIQELAGYLKGKGGKMSFADFLEVMHIHSRAENLPTEVVNAFKAADVEKKGVIPARQLRNLLQNWGEGLSAREVDNIFREANVTTNGIVRYEDFVKIACAPVPDYY; encoded by the exons ATG GCCcgttattttaaagaacaagaCATTGACG AGTTCCGTGAATGTTTCTACCTATTTGCGAGGTCTGGTCAGATCACCTCCCTGGATGAGCTGACGGTGGTCATGAGGTCTTTAGGAATGAGCCCTACTATTCAGGAGTTGGCAG gTTACCTCAAAGGCAAAGGTGGCAAGATGTCATTTGCCGACTTCTTGGAAGTGATGCACATACATTCTCGGGCTGAAAACCTGCCCACTGAG GTGGTCAATGCATTCAAAGCAGCTGATGTGGAGAAGAAAGGAGTGATACCGGCGCGGCAACTGCGCAACCTGCTGCAGAATTGGGGCGAGGGACTGTCTGCAAGAGAG GTGGATAATATATTTCGTGAAGCAAATGTGACTACGAACGGAATCGTTCGTTACGAAGACTTCGTGAAGATAGCCTGCGCTCCCGTTCCAGACTACTACTAA
- the LOC115453854 gene encoding uncharacterized protein LOC115453854: MAVQNKVLYAFRGWIAFVAFMDLGTAGRSYIERRSFLGPNGDNEQLDGDYTISRMLGMYSVLKALALIHCTLYIHYRPVVSMGYWSLTLTIILYFTEAFYFHSTNLNFYVVFPCVLNIITLLGLIYLPTKLKLFGQVPGVSGMDREVEDENMQILRQMGNFRRRKPGSKNKHV, encoded by the exons atggcTGTACAAAATAAGGTTTTATACGCTTTCCGCGGTTGGATAGCGTTTGTAGCTTTTATGGACTTAGGAACTGCAGGAAGATCGTATATAGAACGGAGATCATTTTTGGGCCCTAATGGGGACAATGAACAATTGGATG GTGACTACACTATATCCAGGATGCTGGGGATGTATTCCGTGCTGAAGGCATTAGCTCTCATACACTGTACTCTATACATACACTACAGACC AGTTGTCTCCATGGGTTACTGGTCTCTCACTCTGACCATCATTTTGTACTTCACTGAGGCCTTCTATTTCCATTCGACCAACTTGAATTTCTACGTGGTATTCCCGTGCGTTTTAAACA TTATAACATTACTAGGTTTGATATACTTACCGACGAAGCTAAAGCTATTCGGCCAAGTTCCCGGTGTTTCCGGCATGGATAGGGAAGTCGAGGACGAGAACATGCAGATACTGAGGCAAATGGGCAACTTCAGAAGAAGAAAACCGGGAAGTAAGAATAAACATGTGTGA